In Rhineura floridana isolate rRhiFlo1 chromosome 1, rRhiFlo1.hap2, whole genome shotgun sequence, the following proteins share a genomic window:
- the LOC133376886 gene encoding putative DBH-like monooxygenase protein 2: MQNGQRSHSTIPPLRFSVFLDPTHQIYLRWDHDEESSLMTFDLQAQSTGWVAFGFTNHGEITGADFVIGGVLPDGNIYFSDWHGVNEETILEDESQDYELLSLTQDDTSTTMTFRRHFRTCDKHDLDITSDTLRLITGYGTDDTIDFFKGKIIHKSLFMMVFSNEDELHSPSVYHVYDLKLNDFPIPVDDTTYACTFLPLPIVKQKHHIYKFEAMITPRNETIVHHILVYGCGNASVLPSGVSDCYGGDPDFALCSQIVVGWAVGGGSYMFPDETGISIGTPLDAQWVRLEIHYSNFNLIPDLIDNSGIRLYYTPELRPYDMGVLQTGLFTFPIHFIPPGAESFMSYGVCNTSLFDEMNGTPVPDMHVFGYLLHTHLAGLGVRGVQYRNGEQVTIICEDNQYDFNLQETRGMKKEVVFKPGDEFLVECHYQTKYRTELTFGGPSTLNEMCLAFLFYYPRNNISSCMGYPDIQYVAHQLGQEAADAMEGMMAINLVEWDNETIKTAEKACKEADQIVMIKTIDELLRNETGFVRDIVDAEPPPCKDISTSMPGLQPEGQAKYQAAPPTVTSKALSTKGIFPFPALLFIPLGFTWLLASSQSRL, from the exons ATGCAGAATGGCCAGAGAAG CCACTCCACAATTCCTCCACTGCGTTTCTCTGTGTTCCTCGACCCCACACACCAGATCTATCTACGGTGGGACCATGATGAAGAAAGTAGCCTAATGACTTTTGACCTCCAAGCCCAGTCGACTGGATGGGTGGCTTTTGGCTTCACCAATCACGGAGAGATAACTGGGGCAGACTTTGTGATCGGTGGAGTCCTTCCTGACGGCAACATCTATTTCTCA GACTGGCATGGTGTGAATGAGGAAACCATCTTGGAGGATGAAAGCCAAGACTACGAGTTGCTGTCATTGACCCAGGATGATACATCCACCACCATGACATTCAGGAGACATTTCCGGACATGTGACAAGCATGATCTGGACATCACG AGTGACACCCTACGACTGATTACTGGCTATGGTACAGATGACACAATTGACTTCTTCAAAGGAAAAATAATCCACAAATCTCTTTTCATGATGGTGTTTTCAAATGAAGATGAATTGCACTCACCCAGTGTCTATCATGTGTATGACCTGAAACTGAACGAT ttccccatcccagtGGATGACACCACTTACGCCTGCACTTTCCTCCCACTGCCCATTGTCAAGCAAAAACATCACATCTACAAG TTTGAGGCCATGATCACGCCCCGGAATGAAACCATAGTACACCACATCCTGGTGTATGGATGCGGCAATGCAAGTGTGCTGCCTAGTGGTGTCAgtgactgctatggaggtgatcCCGATTTTGCCCTGTGCTCCCAGATAGTTGTGGGCTGGGCTGTCGGAGGAGGG TCCTACATGTTCCCAGATGAAACTGGAATTTCCATAGGGACACCATTGGATGCCCAGTGGGTCCGGTTAGAAATCCACTACAGCAATTTTAATTTAATTCCAG ACTTAATTGACAACTCAGGGATACGTCTCTACTATACCCCGGAGCTGCGTCCTTACGACATGGGGGTGCTACAAACAGGACTCTTTACCTTTCCTATCCATTTCATCCCCCCTGGAGCTGAGTCCTTCATGTCCTATGGTGTCTGCAATACCAGTCTGTTTGATGAG ATGAATGGGACTCCAGTGCCTGATATGCACGTGTTTGGCTACTTGCTGCATACACACTTGGCCGGATTGGGAGTGAGAGGCGTCCAATACCG GAATGGAGAGCAGGTGACAATCATTTGTGAAGACAATCAGTATGATTTCAATCTCCAGGAGACAAGAGGCATGAAGAAGGAGGTCGTTTTCAAACCT GGGGATGAGTTCCTGGTGGAATGTCACTATCAAACTAAATATCGGACAGAGCTGACCTTT GGAGGGCCAAGTACCCTGAATGAAATGTGCCTGGCATTCCTCTTCTACTATCCTCGCAACAACATCTCCAGCTGTATGGGATACCCAGACATTCAGTATGTTGCGCATCAGCTTGGTCAAGAGGCAGCAGA TGCAATGGAAGGAATGATGGCCATCAACCTGGTAGAATGGGACAACGAGACCATCAAGACAGCAGAGAAGGCATGCAAGGAGGCAGATCAGATTGTCATGATTAAAACAATTGAT GAGCTGCTGAGAAATGAAACTGGCTTTGTTCGAGATATTGTTGATGCTGAGCCACCGCCCTGCAAGGACATTTCCACATCTATGCCTGGGCTTCAGCCAGAAGGGCAAGCCAAATATCAGGCAGCTCCACCAACGGTGACTTCCAAAGCTCTCAGCACAAAGGGCATCTTTCCTTTTCCTGCGCTGCTCTTCATTCCTTTGGGTTTTACTTGGCTTCTTGCCTCCTCTCAGAGTAGACTCTGA